One part of the Streptomyces sp. NBC_00286 genome encodes these proteins:
- a CDS encoding sigma-70 family RNA polymerase sigma factor, with amino-acid sequence MAAQPPGPNRTALRERAIRQLLPMARRVARRFRDLGEDLDDLVQVAALGLVKAVDGYDHTRGYAFLSYALPTVVGELKRHIRDRTTTMRLPRPVQEASGQVFQAVEELEQQLAGCSPTPGQIAEHTGLETHRVMSTLRAIRECRPRALDAPAPDGEGAPLVSLVGSEDRRLERVVDTVTLASAVRQPTDRERRVVYLRFYREWTQQQIADDIGVSQMQVSRILTRCFAQLRGALTETDPTPAPDNERKAAARPSAGPAVIRRPARRNLDDLGLGAGGAGGRLRGRTWPCSSRPLR; translated from the coding sequence ATGGCGGCCCAACCCCCGGGGCCGAACCGCACAGCCCTCCGAGAGAGGGCGATCCGCCAGCTGCTGCCGATGGCACGCCGGGTCGCCCGCCGCTTCCGCGATCTCGGAGAGGACTTGGACGATCTTGTGCAGGTCGCGGCACTGGGACTGGTCAAGGCCGTCGACGGATACGACCACACACGGGGATACGCGTTCCTCTCGTACGCGCTGCCCACCGTCGTCGGCGAGCTCAAGCGGCACATCCGTGACCGGACCACGACGATGCGCCTTCCCCGCCCTGTGCAGGAGGCGTCCGGCCAGGTCTTCCAAGCCGTCGAGGAGCTTGAGCAGCAACTGGCCGGCTGTTCGCCCACGCCCGGGCAGATCGCCGAGCACACCGGTCTCGAGACGCACCGCGTCATGTCGACGCTGCGCGCGATCCGGGAATGCCGCCCGCGTGCCCTGGACGCCCCGGCGCCCGACGGCGAGGGCGCTCCTCTTGTGTCGCTGGTCGGCTCCGAGGACCGTAGGCTCGAACGCGTCGTCGACACCGTGACGTTGGCCTCGGCCGTGCGGCAGCCCACGGACAGGGAACGTCGCGTCGTCTACCTGCGCTTCTACCGCGAGTGGACCCAACAGCAGATCGCCGACGACATCGGCGTCTCGCAGATGCAGGTCTCGCGGATCCTGACACGCTGTTTTGCCCAGCTGCGCGGCGCCCTGACGGAAACCGATCCGACTCCGGCTCCGGACAACGAGCGGAAGGCCGCCGCTCGCCCGTCCGCCGGGCCCGCCGTCATCCGGCGCCCGGCCCGCCGAAACCTCGACGACCTCGGCCTCGGCGCGGGCGGCGCAGGTGGACGGCTCCGGGGCCGGACGTGGCCGTGCAGCAGCCGACCTCTCCGGTGA
- a CDS encoding copper chaperone PCu(A)C, which yields MYAIMTGPWRRAVAFVVAGCLAVMWGATGCGSTENEYNPPGANARLGPVLIRYAHIAEPPDGPWEPGDDAPFYLWLFNQGQREDRLLGAETAVARSVDIVSTDGTVRGPVPLPTGNLVELEKGRAHLLLRDLRQQIRGGDYVWITLRFERAGEIALQVHSQIPTYVDDDATDAPGLTSPSPDE from the coding sequence ATGTACGCAATCATGACGGGGCCGTGGCGGAGGGCAGTCGCTTTCGTCGTGGCGGGCTGTCTCGCGGTGATGTGGGGGGCGACGGGATGCGGCAGCACAGAGAACGAGTACAACCCGCCGGGCGCCAACGCCCGTCTCGGACCCGTCCTGATCCGCTACGCACACATCGCCGAACCCCCCGACGGCCCGTGGGAACCGGGCGACGACGCTCCCTTCTATCTCTGGCTGTTCAACCAGGGACAACGCGAGGACAGGCTGCTCGGCGCGGAGACGGCCGTCGCACGCTCCGTGGACATCGTGAGCACGGACGGCACTGTCCGAGGCCCGGTCCCACTGCCCACCGGGAATCTCGTCGAACTGGAGAAAGGACGCGCCCATCTGCTGCTCAGGGACCTGCGCCAGCAGATCCGAGGCGGGGACTACGTGTGGATCACCCTACGCTTCGAACGAGCCGGCGAGATCGCACTGCAGGTGCACTCCCAGATCCCCACCTACGTCGACGACGACGCCACCGACGCACCAGGACTGACATCCCCCTCACCGGACGAATGA
- a CDS encoding sigma-70 family RNA polymerase sigma factor translates to MTRLPDRERRVLRLYFLNSLTQREVADVVGVSQMQVSRLLNRSCTFLRRAMTGC, encoded by the coding sequence ATCACCAGGCTGCCCGACCGGGAACGCCGCGTGCTGAGGCTTTACTTTCTCAACTCCCTCACCCAGCGCGAAGTCGCGGACGTCGTGGGCGTGTCCCAAATGCAGGTGTCCCGGCTGCTGAACCGGTCCTGCACCTTCCTGCGGCGTGCAATGACGGGCTGCTGA
- a CDS encoding Lrp/AsnC family transcriptional regulator: MPTEGSRWRLRSLDSLQCARIEAALPAPPAAVEPTGWDGLDARLMELLGTDGRMSLRELAAATVAGLTTVRRRLQSLLASRVSLRCDLARPLSGWPLSAVYFASVPGQYLAETVRVLSGVREVRSCAITAGPHNLVIDVWLRELADVHTFEAHLSRRLPRLAIGDRSVVLRTVKHMGRLLDSDGRCVGVVPLRNPQGPEPSASGSDLCVG; the protein is encoded by the coding sequence GTGCCCACCGAGGGCAGCCGTTGGAGGCTGCGCAGCCTGGACTCGCTCCAGTGCGCCAGGATCGAGGCGGCCCTGCCCGCGCCACCGGCCGCTGTCGAGCCCACAGGATGGGACGGCCTCGACGCGCGGCTCATGGAACTGCTGGGCACCGACGGCCGGATGTCCCTGCGCGAACTGGCGGCGGCGACGGTAGCGGGCCTGACAACGGTCCGCCGCAGACTCCAGTCTCTGCTCGCCTCACGGGTGAGCCTGCGCTGTGACCTGGCCCGACCCCTGTCCGGCTGGCCGTTGTCCGCGGTGTACTTCGCGTCCGTACCCGGCCAGTACCTGGCGGAGACCGTACGGGTGCTGTCCGGTGTGCGGGAGGTCCGGTCGTGCGCGATCACGGCGGGACCCCACAACCTCGTCATCGACGTCTGGCTGCGTGAGCTGGCCGACGTCCACACCTTCGAGGCACACCTCTCGCGCCGGCTGCCCCGCCTGGCCATCGGCGACCGGTCCGTGGTCCTGCGCACGGTCAAGCACATGGGCCGGCTGCTGGACAGCGACGGCCGCTGCGTGGGCGTCGTACCGCTGCGGAACCCGCAGGGCCCTGAGCCGTCCGCCTCAGGCTCGGACCTCTGCGTGGGATAG
- a CDS encoding ABC transporter permease subunit, whose product MLPSTVPYIVTRARLAMGNSFLTIVSAEIVAAQVRLGSLIWTSRNYERINWVFVGIITLGILGFVFDRVLWIVASRGSCVDTD is encoded by the coding sequence GTGCTGCCGTCGACCGTGCCGTACATCGTCACCAGAGCTCGCCTGGCCATGGGCAACAGCTTCCTGACCATCGTCTCCGCCGAGATCGTCGCCGCCCAGGTCAGGCTCGGCTCGCTGATCTGGACGTCCCGCAACTACGAGCGCATCAACTGGGTCTTCGTCGGGATCATTACCTTGGGCATCCTGGGGTTCGTCTTTGACCGCGTGCTGTGGATCGTCGCTTCCCGCGGGTCCTGCGTCGATACGGATTGA
- a CDS encoding FAD-binding and (Fe-S)-binding domain-containing protein: protein MAKASRRSTRDVPTKTHPDIAGPPRARQTLHVGRLERALRKAVDGEVRFDSGSLGLYAQDASNFRQVPVGVVVPRTLDDVVAVHKLCHRFGAPVLNRGGGTSLSGETVNEAVVIDHSKYLTDVGEVDADRRLVTCEPGVINEELNRHTGRYNLVFGPDPSSHSQCVIGGNIGNNSCGIHSVQSQLYGPGPRTSDNVHALEVVTYDGARFWVGVNEEEHLDDIIAEGGRKGEIYAALRDLRDKYADAIRAGFRSEHYVPRRVSGYNLDELLAERGFNVARALVGTESTCATALRAVLMLTPALLQRTTVVVEYDDLADAAEHCMEIIERWKPIGLEALDDQLIRDQQLQNMNAEDIEKLPRLGGGAWLVVQFGADTPEESLDQAQGFVRWLTDDKGYEPDRIRVAKSKQEGGTSEHVWAIRESGLGSTAFPPDGQDHWPGWEDSAVPPDRIGQYVRELRKVMDKHGITGAMYGHFGQGCIHCRLSFDLRTAGGLATYRAFIEEAADLAVSLGGSVSGEHGDGQQRGELLEKQYGPELVQAMREFKAIWDPQGMMNPGKVVDPYRMDENLKLGIDYNPPRHATKFAYQEDGGDFAHATLRCVGIGKCRVPQAETTMCPSYQVTREEKHTTRGRARLLYEMLKGDVITDGWQSQEVKDALDLCLACKGCTNDCPVNVDMPTYKAEFLHHHYKSLRRWRPRHAYAFGFIDQAARIASRIPELANLATHTPGLSWIAKLAAGIDRRRPLPRFAPMTLQEWFVRRGGAANPAGRPVVLFPDTFNNHFHTNVGVACVEAIEAAGWRVVMPEQHICCGRPLYDYGFLDTAERYLHRVLDILRPHLRADTPIVGMEPSCLAVFKDELPKLLPHDDDAKRLTRNAYHFPEFFQAFGIEPPQLDGKALLWGHCHQRATGGMTPEQELLETMGLDVQNLQGGCCGLAGSWGFESGKYGISLDCGEQALLPAVRDAADDCLVVADGFSCKTQIKDAGTGRHALHVAEVMRLAREKGTQAVSRLPERGAAPLPTPPLRERALRTVTAAALGAAVTALGVRAVRR, encoded by the coding sequence ATGGCGAAGGCATCCCGCCGGAGCACACGCGACGTGCCGACGAAGACCCACCCCGACATCGCGGGACCCCCGCGAGCCCGGCAGACCCTCCACGTCGGCAGGCTGGAGCGGGCCCTGCGCAAGGCGGTCGACGGCGAGGTGCGCTTCGACAGCGGCTCTTTGGGCCTGTACGCGCAGGACGCGTCGAACTTCCGGCAGGTGCCGGTCGGGGTCGTCGTACCCCGCACGCTGGACGACGTCGTCGCCGTGCACAAGCTGTGCCACCGTTTCGGCGCACCCGTCCTCAACCGCGGCGGCGGCACCAGCCTGTCAGGCGAGACCGTCAACGAAGCCGTCGTGATCGACCACTCCAAGTACCTGACCGATGTCGGAGAGGTGGACGCCGACCGGCGCCTGGTCACCTGCGAGCCCGGCGTCATCAACGAAGAACTCAATCGGCACACCGGCCGGTACAACCTCGTGTTCGGACCCGATCCCTCCTCCCACTCGCAATGCGTCATCGGGGGAAACATCGGCAACAACTCCTGCGGCATCCACTCGGTGCAGTCGCAGCTGTACGGCCCCGGCCCTCGCACCAGCGACAACGTGCACGCCCTGGAGGTCGTCACCTATGACGGCGCCCGCTTCTGGGTGGGGGTGAACGAGGAGGAGCACCTCGACGACATCATCGCCGAGGGCGGCCGCAAGGGCGAGATCTACGCCGCGCTGCGCGACCTGCGCGACAAGTACGCCGACGCCATCCGGGCCGGTTTCCGCTCGGAGCACTACGTGCCGCGCCGCGTGTCCGGCTACAACCTCGACGAACTCCTGGCGGAACGCGGCTTCAACGTCGCCCGGGCCCTGGTCGGCACCGAGAGCACCTGCGCCACCGCCCTGCGAGCGGTCCTCATGCTCACTCCCGCCCTTCTGCAACGCACCACCGTGGTCGTGGAGTACGACGACCTCGCCGACGCCGCCGAGCACTGCATGGAGATCATCGAGCGGTGGAAGCCGATCGGCCTGGAGGCCCTGGACGACCAGCTCATCCGAGATCAGCAATTGCAGAACATGAACGCCGAGGACATCGAGAAGCTGCCGCGGCTCGGCGGCGGGGCCTGGCTCGTCGTCCAGTTCGGCGCGGACACCCCCGAGGAGTCCCTCGATCAGGCACAGGGCTTCGTACGGTGGCTCACCGACGACAAGGGGTACGAGCCGGATCGCATCCGGGTGGCCAAGAGCAAGCAGGAGGGCGGCACCAGCGAGCACGTGTGGGCGATCCGGGAAAGCGGTCTGGGATCGACCGCCTTTCCGCCCGACGGCCAGGACCACTGGCCGGGCTGGGAGGACTCCGCGGTTCCCCCGGACAGGATCGGCCAGTACGTCCGCGAGCTGCGGAAGGTCATGGACAAGCACGGCATCACCGGCGCCATGTACGGCCACTTCGGCCAGGGATGCATCCACTGCCGGCTCAGCTTCGATCTGCGGACGGCCGGTGGCCTGGCCACCTACCGCGCGTTCATCGAGGAGGCCGCCGACCTGGCCGTGTCGCTGGGCGGCTCGGTCTCCGGGGAGCACGGTGACGGTCAGCAGCGCGGCGAGCTGCTGGAGAAGCAGTACGGACCGGAACTGGTTCAGGCCATGCGGGAGTTCAAGGCGATCTGGGACCCGCAGGGCATGATGAACCCCGGCAAGGTTGTCGATCCCTACCGGATGGACGAGAACCTCAAACTGGGCATTGACTACAACCCGCCGCGGCACGCCACCAAGTTCGCCTACCAGGAGGACGGCGGGGACTTCGCCCACGCGACCCTGCGGTGCGTCGGCATCGGCAAGTGCCGCGTGCCGCAAGCCGAGACGACGATGTGCCCCAGCTACCAGGTGACACGCGAGGAGAAGCACACCACGCGGGGCCGGGCGCGCCTGCTGTACGAGATGCTCAAGGGCGATGTCATCACCGACGGATGGCAGTCGCAGGAGGTGAAGGACGCCCTCGACCTCTGCCTGGCCTGCAAGGGGTGCACCAACGACTGCCCCGTCAACGTCGACATGCCCACGTACAAGGCGGAGTTCCTGCACCACCACTACAAGTCGCTCCGCCGCTGGCGCCCCCGCCACGCCTACGCCTTCGGGTTCATCGACCAGGCCGCCCGCATCGCCTCACGGATTCCTGAACTCGCCAATCTCGCCACTCACACGCCTGGGCTCTCCTGGATCGCGAAGCTGGCGGCGGGCATCGACCGCCGCCGCCCCTTGCCCCGCTTCGCCCCGATGACGCTCCAGGAATGGTTCGTCCGGCGAGGGGGCGCCGCCAACCCGGCCGGCCGCCCCGTCGTGCTGTTCCCCGACACCTTCAACAACCACTTCCACACGAACGTCGGCGTGGCTTGCGTCGAGGCCATCGAGGCCGCGGGCTGGCGAGTCGTCATGCCCGAGCAGCACATCTGCTGCGGACGGCCCCTGTACGACTACGGCTTCCTCGACACCGCCGAACGCTATCTCCACCGGGTGCTGGACATCCTGCGCCCCCACCTGAGGGCCGACACGCCCATCGTCGGCATGGAGCCGAGCTGCCTGGCCGTCTTCAAAGACGAGTTGCCCAAACTGCTGCCGCACGACGACGACGCCAAGCGGCTGACCCGCAACGCCTACCACTTCCCCGAGTTCTTCCAGGCCTTTGGCATCGAACCCCCTCAACTCGACGGCAAGGCACTGCTGTGGGGCCATTGCCACCAACGTGCCACCGGCGGTATGACCCCCGAACAGGAACTGCTGGAGACGATGGGGCTGGACGTGCAGAACCTCCAAGGTGGGTGCTGCGGCCTCGCCGGGTCCTGGGGCTTCGAATCCGGCAAGTACGGCATCTCCCTCGACTGTGGCGAGCAGGCCCTGCTGCCCGCCGTACGCGACGCCGCCGACGACTGTCTGGTGGTGGCCGACGGTTTCTCCTGCAAAACACAGATCAAGGACGCGGGCACCGGGCGGCACGCCCTGCACGTCGCCGAAGTGATGAGACTGGCACGCGAGAAGGGCACCCAAGCCGTATCCCGGCTGCCCGAACGCGGCGCCGCACCTCTCCCGACCCCGCCGCTGCGGGAACGAGCACTTCGCACCGTGACCGCCGCTGCCCTCGGAGCGGCCGTCACCGCACTCGGGGTGCGCGCCGTGCGCCGCTGA
- a CDS encoding glycoside hydrolase family 15 protein, whose product MAAAIEDYALLGDLHTAALVGRDGSIDWLCLPRFDSPACFAALLHHEEAGRWLLAPASGGPATHRRYRGDTLILESVWHTPEGDVRVVDCMPLRGEAADVVRVVEGLSGHVTMRMELRLRLDYGHLVPWVRRIGPDLAAVAGPDALWLRTPVDLHGRDLTTVAEFTVQAGQRVPFVLTHAPSHLARPEPVDADMALADTEAFWTDWMSRCRYDGRWPQEVRRSLLLLKALTYAPTGGVLAAATTSLPEEIGGERNWDYRYCWLRDAAFTLQALLGTGYVDEAAAWREWLLRAVAGDPAKLQIMYAVDGARRLPEHTLRWLSGYEGSAPVRIGNAAADQLQLDVWGAVLDTLHLARSTGLTPHETAWDMQRALLDHLEGRWKEPDNGLWEVRGPRRHFVHSKVMAWVAADRAVDTVARHGLSGPADHWRALRDRIHADVCADGYDSERNTFTQYYGSRGLDASLLLLPRVGFLPWSDPRIHGTVEAVRRELCDDGLLLRYRLGADDNVDALPGTEGAFLACTFWLADALHGIGRQAEAEELFEHLVSMRNDVGLLSEEYDPRARRHLGNTPQAFSLVGLVNTARFLSGTQTRTARPGMDQGPPGTAPTAHGLPRI is encoded by the coding sequence ATGGCCGCGGCCATCGAGGACTATGCCCTGCTCGGCGATCTGCACACCGCCGCGCTGGTCGGCCGCGACGGTTCCATCGACTGGCTCTGCCTGCCCCGTTTCGACTCCCCGGCGTGCTTCGCCGCCCTGTTGCACCACGAGGAGGCCGGGCGGTGGCTGCTCGCGCCCGCGTCCGGAGGCCCTGCCACGCACCGCCGCTACCGCGGCGACACCCTGATCCTGGAGAGCGTGTGGCACACCCCCGAAGGTGACGTGCGCGTTGTGGACTGCATGCCACTGCGCGGCGAGGCGGCGGACGTCGTGCGCGTGGTCGAGGGCCTGTCCGGCCACGTGACCATGCGCATGGAGTTGCGGCTCCGACTCGACTACGGCCATCTGGTGCCCTGGGTGCGCCGCATCGGGCCGGACCTGGCCGCGGTGGCAGGACCCGATGCCCTCTGGCTGCGCACACCCGTCGACCTGCACGGCCGAGATCTCACGACCGTCGCCGAGTTCACCGTCCAGGCCGGGCAGCGCGTGCCCTTCGTGCTCACCCACGCCCCCTCCCACCTGGCCCGCCCGGAACCCGTGGACGCCGACATGGCACTCGCGGACACCGAGGCGTTCTGGACTGACTGGATGTCCCGGTGCCGCTACGACGGCCGATGGCCTCAGGAGGTGCGGCGTTCCCTTCTCCTGCTCAAGGCGCTCACCTACGCGCCCACAGGCGGAGTCCTCGCCGCGGCCACCACATCCCTTCCCGAGGAGATCGGCGGCGAGCGCAACTGGGACTACCGCTACTGCTGGCTGCGGGACGCCGCCTTCACCCTGCAGGCACTGCTCGGCACCGGCTACGTCGACGAAGCCGCGGCCTGGCGGGAGTGGCTCCTGCGCGCCGTCGCCGGCGATCCGGCGAAACTGCAGATCATGTACGCCGTCGACGGCGCACGCCGACTTCCCGAGCACACCCTTCGCTGGCTGTCCGGCTACGAGGGTTCCGCCCCGGTGCGCATCGGCAACGCCGCCGCCGACCAGCTCCAGTTGGACGTCTGGGGAGCGGTCCTCGACACCTTGCACCTGGCCCGCAGCACCGGCCTCACCCCGCACGAGACCGCCTGGGACATGCAACGCGCCCTGCTCGACCACCTCGAGGGCCGCTGGAAGGAGCCGGACAACGGGCTGTGGGAGGTCCGCGGACCTCGACGCCACTTCGTCCACTCCAAGGTCATGGCCTGGGTCGCCGCCGACCGGGCCGTGGACACCGTGGCCCGCCATGGCCTCAGCGGCCCGGCGGACCACTGGCGCGCCCTACGGGACCGCATCCACGCCGACGTGTGCGCAGACGGCTACGACTCCGAGCGCAACACCTTCACGCAGTACTACGGCTCCCGAGGTCTCGACGCCTCACTGCTCCTCCTGCCCCGGGTCGGATTCCTGCCCTGGAGCGACCCTCGCATCCACGGCACCGTGGAGGCCGTACGGCGGGAGCTGTGCGACGACGGTCTGCTGCTGCGTTACCGTCTGGGCGCCGACGACAACGTCGACGCTCTCCCCGGAACCGAGGGTGCCTTCCTGGCCTGCACGTTCTGGCTGGCCGACGCGCTCCACGGCATCGGGCGCCAGGCCGAGGCGGAAGAGCTCTTCGAACACCTGGTGTCCATGCGCAACGACGTCGGCCTGCTCAGTGAGGAGTACGATCCCCGCGCCCGCCGCCATCTGGGCAACACCCCGCAGGCGTTCAGCCTCGTCGGCCTGGTCAACACGGCGCGGTTCCTCAGCGGGACACAGACGAGGACCGCGCGCCCCGGCATGGATCAGGGTCCTCCTGGCACAGCCCCGACCGCACACGGACTCCCCCGCATCTGA
- a CDS encoding hemerythrin domain-containing protein has translation MGHGGNVIQELTADHREVDELFAQIETHTAADSRRRELADQLTIELVRHSVAEEEHLYPAVRRYVDGGDDLADKEIADHSEVERLLKDLESCEPGDAQFDILIGQLKSSVTEHVRDEEDRLFRLLAGACPPEALGELGEKVRQAKETAPTRPHPAAPDTPPLNKLLAPGTGMVDRVRDMLTGRGKQD, from the coding sequence ATGGGGCATGGAGGAAACGTCATCCAGGAGCTGACAGCGGACCATCGGGAAGTGGACGAGCTGTTCGCGCAGATCGAAACCCACACCGCGGCGGACTCCAGGCGCCGAGAGCTGGCCGACCAGCTGACCATCGAGCTCGTCAGGCACTCGGTGGCGGAGGAAGAGCACCTGTACCCGGCGGTGCGCCGGTACGTCGACGGTGGTGACGACCTCGCCGACAAGGAGATCGCCGACCACAGCGAAGTGGAGCGCCTGCTGAAGGACTTGGAGTCCTGCGAGCCCGGCGACGCGCAGTTCGACATCCTCATCGGACAGCTCAAGTCGTCGGTGACCGAACACGTCAGGGACGAAGAAGACCGCCTGTTCCGCCTGCTGGCCGGGGCCTGCCCTCCGGAAGCACTCGGTGAACTGGGCGAAAAGGTACGCCAGGCCAAAGAGACCGCGCCGACCCGCCCGCACCCCGCAGCCCCGGACACCCCGCCGCTCAACAAACTCCTCGCCCCAGGGACCGGAATGGTGGACCGGGTCCGCGACATGCTCACCGGCCGCGGCAAGCAGGACTGA
- a CDS encoding enolase C-terminal domain-like protein — translation MTGDPAAEAGPDREDRRVHAVDVHAFQVPTDGPDGREQDGTLEWDSTTMVLVRVHAGGHTGLGYTYGDVSVASFVSSKLAPLLHGQAVSSPPALWRRMGQQIRNAGRPGVGAMALSAVDVALWDLKARGLGLPLVQLLPAHHDRVPVYGSGGFTNYSLDRLADQLGGWVRQGIPRVKLKTSREPERDPQRLTAVRKAIGDEPELFVDANGALTRKEALYWARRFHDEWDVRWFEEPVSSADLEGLRMLRERGPERLEVAAGEYAFTMRDFVNLVDGPAVDCLQADVTRCGGITALLEVAGLSAAQHLDLSAHCAPAVSAHAFCAVRRLRHLEYFHDHVRVEDLLFDGTLPPVGGTVRPATDRPGLGLDIKWADAEPYRVYGARPA, via the coding sequence ATGACCGGGGACCCGGCCGCCGAAGCGGGCCCCGACCGTGAGGACCGTCGCGTCCATGCCGTCGACGTGCACGCCTTCCAGGTCCCCACCGACGGTCCGGACGGCAGGGAGCAGGACGGGACCCTGGAATGGGATTCCACGACCATGGTCCTGGTTCGTGTGCACGCCGGTGGGCACACCGGGCTGGGGTACACCTACGGAGACGTGTCGGTCGCCTCCTTCGTGTCCTCGAAGCTGGCCCCGCTGCTGCACGGCCAAGCCGTCTCGTCGCCGCCGGCGCTGTGGCGGCGGATGGGGCAGCAGATCCGCAACGCCGGCCGTCCCGGCGTCGGAGCCATGGCCCTGTCCGCGGTCGATGTGGCGCTGTGGGACCTCAAGGCGAGAGGGCTGGGGCTCCCGTTGGTCCAGTTGCTCCCCGCCCACCACGACCGCGTACCGGTCTACGGCAGCGGTGGCTTCACGAACTACTCCCTCGACCGCCTCGCCGACCAACTCGGCGGATGGGTGCGGCAGGGTATCCCGCGGGTGAAGCTGAAGACCTCGCGGGAGCCGGAGCGCGATCCGCAACGCCTCACCGCGGTCCGCAAGGCCATCGGTGACGAGCCGGAGCTGTTCGTCGACGCCAACGGCGCGCTCACCCGGAAGGAAGCGCTCTACTGGGCCCGCAGGTTCCACGACGAGTGGGACGTGCGATGGTTCGAGGAGCCCGTCAGCTCCGCCGACCTGGAGGGCCTGCGGATGCTGCGCGAGCGAGGCCCGGAGCGCCTGGAGGTCGCGGCGGGGGAGTACGCCTTCACCATGAGGGACTTCGTCAACCTCGTGGACGGTCCCGCCGTGGACTGTCTCCAGGCCGACGTCACCCGCTGCGGAGGCATCACGGCACTGCTGGAGGTGGCAGGACTGTCGGCGGCCCAGCACCTCGACCTGTCCGCCCACTGCGCTCCGGCGGTCTCCGCCCATGCCTTCTGCGCTGTGCGCCGCTTGAGGCACCTGGAGTACTTCCACGACCACGTGCGGGTCGAGGACCTGCTGTTCGACGGCACCCTGCCGCCGGTCGGCGGCACCGTGAGGCCCGCCACCGACCGGCCGGGGCTCGGTCTGGACATCAAGTGGGCCGACGCGGAGCCCTACCGCGTGTATGGAGCACGACCAGCCTGA
- a CDS encoding amidohydrolase family protein: protein MRAGPVQETLAALRLVDHHCHGVVTADPDRERFESLITEGGTWPGISPFDSPVGVAIRRHCAPLLDLPRHAPPEEYLARRAELGRHEVDRRFLAAAGTDVFCVDTGFAPGRLTTPRELAEVVGGAAYEVVRLESVAEAVAAEGVEPDAYADVFRAAAWDAIRRPGVVAVKSVAAYRTGFDLDPVRPSDPEVTGAARRWLARGGRLDDPVLVRHLLWTAVDLGLPLQLHTGFGDSDIRMHRVDPTLLTDWLHLTSGTIPVLLLHCWPYQRQAAYLATVFEQVYLDVGLTLHYVGPARARAILEEALEITPFRKLLYSSDAYGVAEFYHLGALAFRHGLAGLLQDRVDADEMSLPDALRISRWMGRDNACRVYGLPLSHAEVRA, encoded by the coding sequence ATGCGCGCCGGACCCGTCCAAGAGACGCTCGCCGCGCTGCGGTTGGTGGACCACCACTGCCATGGTGTCGTCACCGCCGACCCGGACCGCGAGCGCTTCGAGTCGCTGATCACCGAGGGCGGGACCTGGCCCGGGATCTCACCGTTCGACAGCCCTGTCGGCGTGGCGATCCGCCGCCACTGCGCTCCCCTGCTGGACCTGCCGCGCCACGCACCGCCCGAGGAGTACCTCGCCCGGCGGGCCGAACTGGGCCGGCACGAGGTCGACCGGCGCTTTCTCGCCGCCGCGGGCACGGACGTGTTCTGTGTGGACACCGGGTTCGCGCCAGGTCGCCTCACCACGCCGCGGGAACTGGCCGAGGTCGTCGGCGGGGCCGCGTACGAGGTCGTACGGCTGGAGAGCGTCGCCGAGGCCGTGGCGGCGGAGGGGGTCGAGCCGGACGCGTACGCGGACGTCTTCCGGGCGGCGGCGTGGGATGCCATACGGCGGCCGGGCGTCGTCGCGGTGAAGTCGGTGGCCGCCTACCGCACCGGCTTCGACCTGGACCCGGTTCGCCCCTCGGACCCGGAGGTCACCGGGGCGGCCCGGCGGTGGCTCGCGCGCGGCGGACGCCTGGACGACCCGGTCCTCGTACGGCACTTGCTGTGGACCGCCGTGGACCTCGGGCTGCCGCTCCAGCTGCACACCGGCTTCGGGGACAGCGACATCCGGATGCACCGGGTGGATCCGACCCTCCTGACCGACTGGCTGCACCTGACCTCTGGCACCATTCCAGTGCTGCTCCTGCACTGCTGGCCCTATCAGCGCCAGGCCGCCTACCTGGCGACGGTCTTCGAGCAGGTGTACCTCGATGTCGGTCTCACCCTGCACTACGTCGGCCCCGCGCGGGCCCGGGCGATCCTGGAGGAGGCGCTCGAGATCACCCCGTTCCGCAAACTGCTCTACAGCTCCGACGCCTACGGAGTCGCGGAGTTCTACCATCTCGGTGCTCTCGCCTTCCGGCACGGACTGGCGGGGCTGCTCCAGGACCGGGTGGACGCCGACGAGATGAGCCTGCCCGACGCGCTCCGGATCAGCAGGTGGATGGGGCGCGACAACGCCTGCCGCGTGTACGGGCTCCCGCTATCCCACGCAGAGGTCCGAGCCTGA